In one window of Octopus sinensis unplaced genomic scaffold, ASM634580v1 Contig18659_ERROPOS200000, whole genome shotgun sequence DNA:
- the LOC115231501 gene encoding solute carrier family 22 member 7-like, which produces MPDNINSLDGSSKNESLECINGYSYDSDKYSSFVSEWDLVCDKAGLAELTQTLYAVGGVVGSLSMPYLSDTRGRKPTLVLCGILSLIFSIGSSFSPNYIVFAVLRGIEGIFIQGVSVACVTIMLEHFTVSSKTLMCGLTGVVWGLCVVPFGPVAYLLRSYNWRINNIIFSSSNAVVLFQFWFLEESLRWVVTNGFVERSKKIIKKAAKYNGVDFDRIWENIMKSSLIPLMSSGNSKGTPSKEDLTQQAEIKEEGFHTIFKDPLARRITIILFFIGCSTFLGYLEQYSVLDPLPVFFF; this is translated from the exons ATGCCAGATAATATAAACAGTTTGGACGGCAGCAGCAAGAACGAGAGTCTGGAATGCATCAATGGTTATAGCTATGATTCCGACAAATATAGCTCTTTTGTATCggag TGGGATCTTGTCTGCGACAAAGCTGGTCTGGCTGAACTCACCCAAACTCTATATGCCGTTGGAGGCGTGGTTGGTTCCTTAAGCATGCCTTACCTTTCCGATACAAGAGGACGTAAACCGACTTTGGTGTTGTGTGGTATTCTTTCGTTAATCTTCAGCATCGGATCGTCATTTTCTCCAAATTATATTGTGTTTGCAGTATTACGGGGAATTGAAGGTATTTTTATTCAG ggCGTCTCAGTAGCTTGTGTTACGATAATGCTGGAGCATTTTACAGTCTCTAGCAAGACATTAATGTGCGGCTTGACCGGTGTCGTGTGGGGTTTGTGCGTCGTGCCATTCGGTCCTGTTGCTTATTTGCTTCGAAGTTACAACTGGAGAATAAATAACATCATCTTCTCATCTTCAAACGCCGTTGTATTATTTCAATTCTG GTTCCTTGAGGAATCTTTAAGATGGGTGGTGACAAATGGTTTCGTGGAACGATCGAAGAAAATCATCAAAAAAGCCGCCAAGTACAACGGTGTCGATTTTGATCGTATCTGGGAAAATATCATGAAGTCATCTTTGATTCCATTAATGAGCAGCGGAAACAGTAAAGGGACCCCTTCGAAAGAGGACTTGACTCAACAAGCTGAGATCAAAGAAGAAGGATTCCACACAATATTTAAAGATCCCTTGGCTAGAAGAATTACCATAATCCTATTCTTTATAGG ATGCTCTACGTTCCTTGGCTACCTGGAACAATATTCGGTGTTGGATCCCTTGCCAgtgtttttcttttga